In the genome of Solibacillus silvestris, one region contains:
- a CDS encoding transcriptional regulator translates to MNYFEKGYQMYVEKCEQFGLQPVNFRYYVNQLSHQQLLAYNGYAMEQEMRQHD, encoded by the coding sequence ATGAATTATTTTGAAAAAGGGTATCAGATGTATGTAGAGAAATGTGAACAGTTTGGATTACAGCCGGTTAATTTCCGATATTATGTGAATCAGCTTTCCCATCAGCAATTACTTGCTTATAACGGCTATGCAATGGAACAGGAGATGAGACAACATGATTAG
- a CDS encoding mechanosensitive ion channel protein MscS, with the protein MKLIYKKLIDFGVNPIVAEYLSVGIMIIFIVILCLLANFITKKIVIRFITHIVNNNKYTWDNILLEKKVFHKLSHIVPAIIIYHFAEAFTYQDLIEKGAITYIIIVVISLLGSLLNAFHEIYLTYEISKVQPIKGYIQVAKIIVYVLGIILIIANLIGKNPLIILSGLGALSAVLLLVFKDSLLGLVAGIQLTSNDMVRVGDWIEMPKYGADGDVIDLSLNTVKVQNFDKTITTIPSYALISDSFKNWRGMQVTGGRRIKRSLFIDTTSIAFCSREQIEKLRNIHYLTDYIDTRQREITEYNIKHRIDTSNQVNGRALTNVGLFRTYISNYLKNHPGIHKEMTTMVRQLAPNEYGLPIEIYAFSNDINWAVYESIQSDIFDHLFAIASEFDLRLFQNPTGNDFKAMSSLHLNNHEGESN; encoded by the coding sequence ATGAAACTTATTTATAAAAAACTAATCGATTTTGGAGTAAATCCAATAGTTGCTGAGTATCTCTCAGTAGGAATCATGATTATTTTCATCGTGATCCTTTGTTTATTGGCAAACTTTATCACTAAAAAGATTGTCATCCGATTTATTACACATATTGTGAATAATAACAAATATACGTGGGATAACATCCTTTTAGAAAAGAAAGTATTCCACAAGTTATCTCATATCGTTCCGGCGATTATTATTTATCATTTTGCTGAAGCTTTTACGTATCAGGACCTCATCGAAAAAGGGGCCATTACGTATATCATAATCGTCGTAATAAGTTTATTAGGCAGTTTATTGAATGCTTTTCATGAAATTTATCTTACGTATGAAATTTCAAAAGTTCAGCCGATTAAAGGCTATATTCAAGTAGCAAAAATTATTGTTTATGTCCTGGGGATTATATTGATCATCGCGAACTTAATTGGTAAAAATCCGCTCATTATTCTAAGTGGGTTAGGTGCACTGTCTGCTGTCTTGCTGCTCGTTTTTAAAGATTCCTTATTAGGGCTTGTTGCAGGAATTCAATTAACATCAAACGATATGGTGCGTGTAGGTGATTGGATTGAAATGCCGAAATACGGTGCGGATGGGGATGTCATTGACCTTTCGTTAAACACTGTGAAAGTACAGAATTTTGATAAAACGATTACGACGATTCCAAGTTATGCACTAATTTCGGACTCTTTTAAAAACTGGAGAGGTATGCAAGTAACTGGTGGGAGAAGGATCAAACGTTCCTTATTTATTGATACAACAAGTATTGCGTTTTGCTCGAGGGAACAGATCGAGAAGTTACGAAACATACATTATCTTACGGACTATATTGATACGAGACAGCGTGAGATTACTGAATATAATATTAAGCATCGGATTGATACAAGCAATCAGGTAAATGGCAGAGCACTGACTAATGTCGGTTTATTCCGAACATATATAAGTAATTACTTAAAAAATCATCCAGGCATTCATAAAGAAATGACCACAATGGTAAGACAATTGGCTCCGAATGAATATGGTTTACCAATTGAAATTTATGCTTTTTCAAATGATATCAATTGGGCCGTATATGAATCTATACAATCTGATATTTTCGACCATCTCTTTGCCATTGCGTCAGAATTTGACCTTCGACTATTCCAAAATCCGACGGGCAATGACTTTAAAGCGATGAGTTCCCTACATTTAAATAATCATGAAGGTGAATCAAATTAA
- a CDS encoding recombinase XerC produces the protein MQLPKFLRDFLIYLTTITGKSQRTRKEYEYDLILFMRFLKAIEEDIPLDRLHTIDISTITIDQIKEVSLEDLYLFMEYCEVQRGNSSSARARKVATLKSFFKYLKGKRRLIDENPAEHLETPKIGRRQPVYLNYNEAKDFIGAVQTQSYCARDECMMVFFLNLGIRVSELCSLNIDSINGRMLTVIGKGNKERHVYLNDACMNALDKYLQERHAYKGDGKEPLFISQKGTRFARQSIARIVKVINANSHSPKEKLTPHKLRHTSATMMYKSGADIRTLQHILGHSSVATTQIYTHIEDEQIQEVLKNNPFNNL, from the coding sequence ATGCAGCTGCCGAAATTTTTACGTGATTTTTTAATATACTTAACAACGATTACGGGAAAGTCGCAAAGAACCCGAAAAGAATATGAATATGATCTTATTTTATTTATGCGTTTCCTTAAAGCGATTGAAGAAGATATTCCGTTAGACCGTTTACATACAATCGACATTTCGACTATTACAATTGACCAAATAAAAGAAGTGTCTCTGGAAGATTTATATTTATTTATGGAATATTGCGAAGTACAGCGAGGTAACTCCTCATCAGCCCGCGCACGCAAAGTCGCAACATTAAAATCCTTTTTTAAATATTTAAAAGGGAAACGTCGTCTAATTGATGAAAATCCGGCTGAACATTTGGAAACACCAAAAATTGGCCGACGCCAGCCAGTTTACTTAAATTATAATGAGGCAAAGGATTTTATCGGCGCAGTACAGACACAGTCCTATTGTGCACGCGATGAATGCATGATGGTTTTTTTCCTGAATCTTGGCATTCGTGTATCCGAGTTATGCTCACTCAATATCGATTCTATTAATGGTCGTATGCTGACGGTAATCGGGAAAGGGAATAAAGAACGTCATGTGTATTTAAATGATGCCTGTATGAATGCATTGGATAAGTATTTACAGGAGCGGCATGCGTATAAAGGGGACGGGAAAGAACCGCTGTTCATTTCCCAAAAAGGGACACGATTTGCGAGACAGTCGATTGCACGAATCGTAAAAGTAATCAATGCAAACAGCCATTCACCGAAAGAGAAGCTGACACCGCATAAACTTCGACATACATCCGCGACAATGATGTATAAATCCGGAGCGGACATCCGGACACTACAGCATATTCTTGGTCACTCCAGTGTCGCGACAACACAAATCTATACACATATCGAAGACGAACAAATTCAAGAAGTACTTAAAAATAACCCATTCAATAATTTATAA
- a CDS encoding sugar phosphate isomerase — translation MNSLKTHYVFYYPFNYRQYDFVKLQQILKRNKFYHFTIDEEEFNETLYGPDIEVSHQLLKQFFYPFMEEKLLNDEISVRNFNRYSKKILCDGKMKTAFDDIPFTLLSADINLCPFGIGILAVRIQLADDVDLNAALSFGHFFRVLQPKIDEELGAEITYDNFVFYNTDELILKKIAPFLEQFFVDYSSIHKNISKIPFFEDERMYVSAFFHLEEGAEIDEHLLYRAGQLNGRDKNGDPYISSSNKEYIERFVQEHCYERWAPKFHIITTLQGHIHLSSVNDESMKKYLNSFHSVSYYTLLIHYFYKLMLLKLVFEHSELKFSKDKDIVEELIEQITKFASRYYFSEVSARSEGKEISHYFRKAFRIDGLYRETKETLEELYRIQEDRSTDRLNKLIFILTIFSMISGIYGMNLVIEMLAEPFNISEIFSFTFFEWIALILMVFGLLTLALLILNQVYKYSISYYGKVNRRRQR, via the coding sequence ATGAATTCGTTAAAAACCCACTATGTTTTTTATTATCCTTTCAATTATCGACAGTACGATTTTGTAAAATTACAGCAAATATTAAAACGCAACAAATTTTATCATTTTACTATCGATGAAGAGGAATTCAACGAAACACTTTACGGTCCGGATATCGAAGTTTCCCACCAATTATTAAAGCAATTCTTTTACCCTTTCATGGAAGAGAAATTATTGAACGACGAGATTTCCGTACGAAACTTTAACCGCTACTCCAAAAAAATTCTTTGTGATGGAAAAATGAAGACGGCATTCGATGATATTCCATTTACATTATTGAGCGCGGATATCAATCTTTGTCCATTTGGGATCGGAATTTTAGCGGTGAGGATACAATTGGCAGATGATGTGGATTTAAATGCCGCATTATCATTTGGTCATTTCTTTAGAGTACTGCAGCCAAAAATTGATGAAGAGCTAGGCGCAGAAATTACTTACGACAATTTTGTCTTTTATAATACAGATGAATTAATATTAAAGAAAATTGCACCTTTTTTAGAACAGTTTTTTGTCGATTATTCTTCGATTCATAAAAATATTAGTAAAATACCGTTTTTTGAAGATGAGCGGATGTATGTCAGTGCTTTTTTTCATTTGGAAGAAGGCGCTGAAATCGACGAGCATTTACTGTATCGAGCAGGACAGTTAAACGGACGTGACAAAAATGGGGATCCCTATATTTCAAGTTCAAATAAAGAGTATATTGAACGCTTTGTGCAGGAGCATTGCTACGAAAGATGGGCACCGAAATTTCATATTATAACCACATTGCAAGGCCATATTCACCTTTCGTCCGTAAACGATGAAAGCATGAAGAAATATTTGAACAGCTTTCATTCTGTTTCCTACTATACATTGCTTATCCACTATTTTTATAAGCTGATGTTGTTAAAACTCGTATTTGAACATAGTGAATTGAAGTTTTCGAAAGATAAGGACATTGTAGAGGAATTAATTGAACAGATTACGAAATTCGCATCCAGGTATTACTTTTCAGAGGTTTCGGCACGTTCGGAAGGTAAAGAAATTTCGCACTATTTCCGGAAAGCGTTTCGTATTGATGGACTGTACCGCGAGACAAAGGAAACGCTCGAAGAACTATATCGGATACAGGAAGACCGTTCAACGGACAGGTTAAATAAACTGATTTTTATTTTGACGATTTTCAGTATGATTTCCGGTATATATGGAATGAACTTGGTCATTGAAATGCTGGCAGAGCCATTTAATATATCCGAAATTTTTAGTTTTACATTTTTTGAATGGATTGCACTTATACTGATGGTCTTCGGCTTACTGACGCTGGCACTGCTTATTTTGAATCAAGTTTATAAATATTCAATTAGCTACTACGGGAAAGTGAATAGGCGACGTCAAAGATAA
- a CDS encoding recombinase XerD, with product MEKIQPYVKAFTAYLKSLNKSFHTTKQYTLDAKQFAEIIQHENKINEALQLYSKTIQEKYPSFNSVNRKFASIRHFLTFLQLRGVISVYNEEIIAPLTKQETELNVLKEKQFTRALAYWPKQYEIALNEEHEWLALRNTVIVFTVAELGIKPAELVRMEWKHINTEKNEIIVLASKSYRVLQCSKKLLELLEDYKHHTLEFMPLTENSPYVWLGVGNKMGEPVSVKTIERIFKAMSEQLQFKVTATNMRYHAIQKLLTKNEDPKVLYEQFGYARKGVLLEREQRFPKNS from the coding sequence ATGGAAAAAATCCAACCGTATGTTAAAGCGTTTACTGCTTATTTAAAGTCTTTAAATAAATCTTTTCATACAACGAAACAATATACATTGGATGCAAAGCAATTCGCGGAAATTATTCAGCATGAAAATAAAATTAATGAAGCATTGCAACTTTATTCAAAAACAATTCAGGAAAAATATCCTTCGTTCAATTCGGTCAACCGCAAATTCGCATCGATTCGCCATTTCCTTACTTTTCTGCAGCTACGCGGTGTGATTTCTGTATATAATGAAGAAATCATCGCCCCATTGACAAAACAGGAAACGGAACTGAATGTGTTGAAGGAAAAGCAGTTCACTCGGGCCTTAGCCTATTGGCCGAAGCAATATGAGATTGCCTTGAATGAGGAACATGAATGGCTCGCATTACGCAATACGGTCATTGTTTTTACAGTTGCTGAGCTTGGTATTAAGCCAGCCGAACTTGTGCGCATGGAATGGAAGCATATTAACACCGAAAAAAATGAAATTATTGTTCTGGCATCGAAAAGTTACCGTGTTTTACAGTGTTCGAAAAAACTGCTGGAATTGCTCGAGGACTATAAACACCATACTTTGGAATTCATGCCGCTAACCGAAAATTCACCATATGTTTGGCTCGGTGTCGGCAATAAAATGGGGGAACCGGTCTCCGTCAAAACAATTGAACGGATTTTTAAGGCGATGTCCGAGCAACTCCAATTTAAAGTGACCGCCACAAATATGCGCTACCACGCCATTCAAAAATTGCTAACGAAAAATGAGGATCCGAAAGTTTTGTACGAGCAATTCGGCTATGCAAGAAAAGGTGTCTTGCTTGAGCGAGAACAACGCTTCCCGAAAAATAGCTAG
- a CDS encoding 3-hydroxybutyryl-CoA dehydratase, giving the protein MQVRTTRLEAEEAKIIYQETAGLAIITIHRPQLKNALTANMWDQLAKIALRTLENPKNKVLLLRGSGENFTAGSDIKEFNSISLEKAEEAFVHMERTISTIENLPIPVIGVINGPAMGAGLELALACDIRIGSDKAKMGIPVGKLGITLNNKFAKRLVDLVGPSATKDFVFTGRMYKAEEAFKAGMLNYIVAEKDLNRFAIRMGKLVAGMSPDSLVAVKRSVKECVDSAPVLWEGSTSFVSETDFSEGVRAFVEKRQPVFTRQLPKQ; this is encoded by the coding sequence ATGCAAGTACGTACGACAAGACTTGAAGCGGAAGAAGCGAAAATCATTTATCAGGAAACTGCGGGGCTCGCCATTATTACCATTCATCGCCCGCAACTTAAAAATGCATTAACGGCGAATATGTGGGATCAGCTTGCAAAAATTGCATTGCGCACATTGGAAAATCCAAAAAACAAAGTGCTGCTGTTGCGCGGCTCCGGCGAGAACTTTACAGCAGGCTCGGATATTAAAGAATTTAATTCGATTTCGTTGGAGAAAGCAGAAGAAGCTTTTGTGCATATGGAAAGAACCATTTCCACGATAGAAAATTTACCGATCCCAGTAATCGGTGTTATTAACGGTCCGGCAATGGGGGCAGGACTGGAACTTGCCCTCGCATGTGATATTCGTATCGGTTCGGACAAAGCGAAAATGGGGATTCCGGTCGGTAAGCTCGGCATAACATTGAATAATAAATTTGCAAAGCGACTAGTCGATCTGGTCGGACCATCCGCAACGAAAGACTTTGTATTTACAGGACGCATGTATAAAGCAGAAGAAGCGTTTAAAGCCGGAATGCTTAATTATATAGTTGCTGAAAAAGATTTGAACCGTTTTGCAATCCGTATGGGTAAGCTTGTTGCGGGTATGTCTCCTGATTCGTTAGTAGCAGTAAAACGCTCCGTAAAAGAATGCGTCGATTCTGCCCCTGTATTATGGGAAGGTTCAACATCATTTGTGTCCGAAACAGACTTTTCAGAAGGTGTCCGGGCATTTGTAGAAAAACGTCAGCCGGTTTTCACAAGACAGCTTCCAAAACAATAA
- a CDS encoding histidine kinase encodes MKRFKLKLIIVLSIVLVIFFIGISMYTSYIKIEDTVEEAIANQNLEAAKSIAKAIDLETYERFLKERNRDEDYWTIRHYLNDAREKLGVLYVYTMEIDNPTTSKILIVGYPENKDNPNDFLIGEVCTVPEAQVKFAYEEGKQFVTEILEDTKYDHHYITVGTPIMNEKGEIISYLSIDISTETLDGIKETVINSNIFLLVLSGLFVIIVIISFFLLQKWYQKEVGTTEYTYQKEIKTLIASVSSLRHDYINHIQVLHGFLHIGEVDQATKYVDSLSKDIQTIESIKLNLDHPGLAILLQTKKLTCQNQQIDIQITVDDNPFDNIKTIDLINILSNIIDNAIEATMELPEELRKITVSCKADELYYTFSITNAGRKLPDINQIFKQGYSTKKVEKGRVRGQGLFIVKETINKYNGTITLDTINEKETIAIVKIPSK; translated from the coding sequence ATGAAACGTTTTAAATTAAAGCTAATAATAGTGTTATCTATCGTATTAGTCATATTCTTTATTGGAATAAGTATGTATACTTCCTATATAAAGATTGAAGATACAGTGGAAGAGGCGATTGCTAACCAAAATCTTGAAGCTGCCAAATCCATTGCAAAGGCGATTGATCTGGAAACGTATGAGCGATTTTTAAAAGAACGGAATCGTGATGAAGATTATTGGACAATACGACATTATTTGAATGATGCCCGAGAAAAACTAGGTGTATTATACGTCTATACTATGGAAATAGACAATCCTACAACATCGAAGATTTTAATTGTAGGTTATCCTGAAAACAAGGATAATCCAAATGATTTTCTAATAGGTGAAGTTTGTACAGTACCGGAAGCCCAAGTGAAATTTGCGTATGAGGAAGGAAAGCAATTTGTAACAGAGATCCTAGAAGATACGAAATATGATCATCATTATATAACGGTTGGGACTCCTATTATGAATGAAAAAGGGGAAATTATTAGCTACCTTAGCATTGATATTAGTACGGAAACACTTGACGGGATTAAAGAAACAGTTATTAATAGTAATATTTTTCTATTAGTACTCAGTGGACTTTTTGTTATTATTGTTATTATTTCTTTCTTCCTTTTACAAAAGTGGTATCAAAAAGAAGTTGGAACTACGGAGTATACATATCAAAAGGAAATTAAAACGTTAATTGCTTCTGTCTCATCATTAAGGCACGATTATATTAATCATATCCAAGTTTTACATGGATTTCTGCATATAGGTGAGGTAGATCAAGCGACAAAGTATGTCGATTCTTTGTCTAAAGACATACAGACAATTGAATCCATTAAATTGAATCTTGATCACCCAGGATTAGCGATATTACTGCAAACAAAAAAATTAACATGTCAAAATCAACAAATTGATATACAGATAACCGTTGATGATAATCCATTTGATAACATAAAAACGATTGATTTAATCAATATATTATCGAACATAATTGATAATGCGATAGAAGCAACAATGGAGTTGCCAGAGGAACTACGTAAAATTACAGTTAGCTGTAAAGCAGACGAGTTATATTATACGTTCTCGATTACGAACGCTGGGCGAAAGCTACCTGACATAAATCAAATTTTTAAACAAGGCTACTCAACGAAAAAAGTAGAGAAAGGAAGAGTTAGAGGACAAGGTTTGTTTATTGTTAAAGAAACAATTAATAAATACAATGGAACGATTACACTTGATACAATAAACGAAAAAGAGACAATTGCGATTGTGAAAATCCCTAGTAAGTAA
- a CDS encoding RDD family protein has product MNFKKPAGFGIRFVASIIDFLIISSIFGIVFYMINGNYSIEQTEEFTFQALYTLYLTITPILWGGYVIGKKICKVKIKRFNDDEKPTILNMIIREVVGKYIIVLATFGISVLVSELMVILREDKRAIHDFISGTYVNKE; this is encoded by the coding sequence ATGAATTTTAAGAAACCAGCAGGATTTGGTATAAGATTTGTAGCAAGTATTATAGATTTTTTAATTATTTCGTCAATATTTGGAATCGTATTTTACATGATAAACGGTAATTATTCTATCGAACAGACTGAAGAATTCACTTTCCAGGCATTATATACCTTGTATTTGACCATTACTCCTATTTTGTGGGGTGGATACGTAATCGGCAAAAAAATTTGTAAGGTTAAAATAAAGCGTTTTAACGATGATGAGAAACCTACAATACTCAATATGATTATAAGAGAAGTGGTTGGTAAATATATTATTGTATTAGCTACCTTTGGAATATCAGTATTGGTCAGTGAACTTATGGTTATCTTACGAGAAGACAAGAGAGCCATTCATGATTTCATTAGCGGGACTTATGTTAATAAAGAATAA
- a CDS encoding transcriptional regulator: MTSANKQKVYEIIIQKIQTEITAGILEAGEKLPPERELAVKYGVSRTSIREALRLLELSDFVEIRPGDGTFIKTNEQQTIQQQLTSVALKTDQTTLYEMLELRLILESQCAALAALRATGQDIEKIARTLEAMKNTDDEEIGIQADLDFHMAIAAAANNSVLAQLISSFASHMRSTIEVTRKHRLSSKENFARTLEEHRAIFIAISRGESDRAKVLMEDHIRTIRQELSELTI; this comes from the coding sequence GTGACTTCGGCAAATAAACAAAAAGTGTATGAGATTATAATTCAAAAGATCCAGACTGAAATCACTGCCGGAATATTAGAAGCAGGGGAGAAACTGCCACCAGAACGCGAGCTTGCAGTAAAATACGGTGTAAGTCGGACATCGATACGCGAAGCACTCCGACTACTGGAACTAAGTGATTTTGTCGAAATTCGCCCTGGTGATGGAACTTTTATAAAAACCAATGAGCAACAGACTATTCAACAGCAATTGACAAGCGTCGCGCTAAAAACAGACCAAACGACTTTGTATGAAATGCTCGAATTACGTCTAATCCTGGAATCTCAGTGTGCTGCACTTGCTGCATTACGTGCAACAGGACAAGATATTGAAAAAATTGCGCGCACATTGGAAGCGATGAAAAATACTGATGATGAAGAAATCGGTATACAAGCTGATTTGGATTTCCATATGGCAATTGCGGCAGCAGCGAATAACAGTGTGCTTGCTCAACTAATTTCGTCATTTGCATCGCATATGCGAAGTACGATCGAAGTAACAAGAAAACATCGATTATCTTCAAAAGAAAATTTCGCCCGGACTTTAGAAGAACACCGCGCGATATTTATAGCGATTAGCCGGGGAGAAAGTGACAGAGCAAAAGTATTGATGGAAGACCATATTCGTACAATCAGACAAGAACTATCCGAATTAACGATATAA
- a CDS encoding C4-dicarboxylate ABC transporter permease — MADIILFVVLLLLIFINVPIAIALAMAATLFFVTQSEMPIVAIFQRMFNSIDSFPLLAVPFFLLAGKLMESGGISRRLIHLAEVMLGRVRGGLALVSIVACAFFAALSGSAAATTAAVGAIMIPAMVKKGYDKNFSTAIQAAGGTIGVIIPPSVPLVLFGVTAGVSISDLFLAGIIPGFFVTAALMILVYVISIIQGYGGGEKYNLKEFFIAFKDSILALLMPVIILGGIYSGIFTATEAALVAVVYGLIVGVFIYREITLKDLYHIFSSATIMSATILFIIAGASIFAYYLTRERIPMQITEALLGITDNWIFALLIINVILLIVGTFMETAAAILILTPILAPVATALGLDLVHFGIIMIVNLAIGYITPPVGLNLFVANKIAGTKFEGVMRAIIPFIMVMVVCVLIISFVPALSLFLVK; from the coding sequence ATGGCAGATATAATTCTTTTCGTTGTTTTACTCTTGTTAATTTTTATTAATGTTCCGATTGCGATTGCACTTGCAATGGCCGCAACATTGTTTTTTGTCACACAAAGTGAAATGCCTATTGTAGCGATTTTCCAGCGTATGTTTAATTCCATTGATTCTTTTCCATTACTGGCGGTACCATTTTTCCTCTTAGCAGGTAAGTTAATGGAATCAGGCGGAATTTCACGTCGTCTAATCCACTTGGCAGAAGTAATGCTCGGTCGGGTTCGCGGAGGACTGGCGCTCGTTTCCATTGTTGCTTGTGCCTTTTTTGCGGCATTATCCGGAAGTGCTGCTGCAACAACGGCAGCTGTCGGGGCGATTATGATTCCTGCAATGGTCAAAAAAGGGTACGATAAAAACTTTTCCACAGCGATACAGGCTGCCGGGGGAACGATTGGTGTTATTATCCCTCCAAGTGTACCGCTCGTATTATTTGGTGTAACTGCAGGTGTTTCGATTAGTGACCTGTTTTTGGCCGGTATCATTCCGGGTTTCTTTGTTACGGCTGCGCTAATGATTCTAGTTTATGTTATTTCGATTATACAAGGATATGGCGGTGGTGAAAAATATAATTTAAAAGAATTTTTCATTGCCTTTAAAGATTCGATTTTGGCACTTTTGATGCCTGTTATTATATTAGGCGGCATTTACAGTGGTATTTTTACGGCAACGGAAGCAGCCCTTGTTGCGGTTGTTTACGGATTAATTGTCGGAGTATTTATATACCGTGAAATTACATTGAAAGATTTATATCATATATTCTCATCGGCAACGATTATGAGTGCAACGATTCTTTTCATTATTGCCGGCGCCTCTATTTTTGCCTACTATTTGACACGCGAGCGTATACCTATGCAAATTACTGAAGCATTACTAGGTATTACCGATAACTGGATTTTTGCATTGCTCATCATCAACGTCATTTTGCTAATTGTCGGTACCTTTATGGAAACAGCGGCAGCGATCTTAATATTGACGCCTATTTTAGCACCGGTTGCTACGGCACTTGGACTGGACTTAGTTCACTTCGGTATTATTATGATTGTGAATTTGGCAATTGGGTACATTACGCCGCCAGTCGGGTTAAATTTATTTGTGGCAAATAAAATTGCCGGAACGAAATTTGAAGGAGTCATGCGTGCCATCATTCCATTTATTATGGTGATGGTTGTATGTGTACTCATTATTTCGTTTGTTCCAGCCTTAAGTTTATTTTTAGTAAAATAG
- a CDS encoding C4-dicarboxylate ABC transporter permease yields MVKLVEGINKVVHIALIALMVVLVVSVFCQITLRFFNYSIAWTEELSRYSMIWMTFLGAAYALAKRAHIGMELFVDRTEGLLKQVLIVLAAAVCLVFFVLMVVKGYELSMRVMDQPSAVMQVPMGIVYSVIPISGIILVVNLFYVTVKQLKGELS; encoded by the coding sequence ATGGTGAAATTAGTAGAAGGGATTAATAAAGTTGTACATATTGCATTGATTGCCTTAATGGTCGTACTTGTAGTATCTGTATTTTGTCAAATTACTTTGCGCTTTTTCAACTATTCCATTGCATGGACCGAGGAATTGTCCAGGTACTCGATGATCTGGATGACCTTTTTAGGTGCTGCTTATGCATTGGCCAAACGAGCACATATCGGGATGGAACTATTCGTTGATCGCACAGAAGGTTTGTTGAAACAGGTTTTAATTGTGTTAGCGGCAGCAGTATGTTTAGTGTTTTTCGTACTCATGGTCGTAAAAGGGTATGAACTGTCGATGAGGGTAATGGATCAGCCATCCGCTGTAATGCAGGTTCCAATGGGGATTGTTTATTCTGTTATTCCGATCAGCGGCATAATTCTCGTTGTGAATCTGTTTTATGTAACCGTCAAACAATTGAAAGGAGAATTATCGTAA
- a CDS encoding C4-dicarboxylate ABC transporter substrate-binding protein, with translation MKKILYIAGLILGSMLLTACSTSDEKEQYVLYAGHSLAADHPFELAMQELKERVEERTDGRVIIETFPLSQLGAERELIEGAMLGSVDLVVSTSGPIMNFVKDFAVLDLPFLFNDRDAAVNILEGDIGEDLFAQLREIGIVGLSWGENGFRHVTNSIKPVATPEDLEGLSLRVQENKVFISAFNELGVTPSPMAWTEALTALQSGVVDGQENPILVIDSYKLYDANQKYMTLTSHAYSSAVFMMSEHAYNRLPEDLRDIVMEEGEKIGAYERQLVVDMEEQALQRLKENGMEVVEEVDTGAFRDKIMKVYDSSENQQLLQRILSEQ, from the coding sequence ATGAAAAAAATACTATACATCGCAGGATTGATCCTTGGGAGCATGCTGTTAACTGCATGCTCCACTTCCGATGAAAAAGAGCAGTATGTTTTATATGCGGGACATTCACTTGCTGCTGATCATCCATTTGAATTGGCGATGCAAGAGTTAAAAGAACGAGTGGAAGAACGTACAGACGGTCGCGTAATTATCGAGACTTTTCCATTAAGTCAGCTCGGTGCTGAGCGTGAATTGATCGAAGGGGCCATGCTCGGTTCAGTCGACCTTGTCGTTTCAACATCAGGACCTATCATGAACTTTGTTAAAGATTTTGCGGTACTCGATTTACCGTTTTTATTTAATGACCGTGATGCAGCCGTCAATATTTTAGAGGGAGATATTGGCGAAGATCTATTTGCCCAATTGCGTGAAATCGGAATTGTAGGCCTGTCTTGGGGAGAAAATGGATTCCGTCATGTCACGAATAGCATAAAACCTGTTGCGACACCGGAAGATCTGGAAGGATTATCATTACGTGTACAGGAAAATAAAGTTTTCATCTCCGCATTTAATGAACTAGGTGTAACCCCTTCTCCGATGGCTTGGACAGAAGCATTGACAGCACTCCAATCCGGAGTAGTGGATGGACAGGAAAATCCTATTCTAGTAATTGACAGCTATAAACTGTACGATGCAAATCAGAAGTATATGACGTTAACAAGTCATGCCTATTCGTCAGCGGTATTCATGATGAGTGAACATGCCTATAATCGCCTGCCGGAGGATCTGCGTGATATCGTCATGGAAGAAGGCGAAAAAATCGGTGCCTATGAACGTCAACTTGTTGTCGATATGGAGGAACAGGCACTTCAGCGACTTAAGGAAAACGGAATGGAAGTTGTTGAAGAAGTTGATACAGGGGCATTCCGAGACAAGATTATGAAAGTTTATGATAGTTCGGAAAATCAGCAGTTATTGCAGCGTATTTTAAGTGAGCAGTAG